The proteins below are encoded in one region of Thermosulfurimonas marina:
- a CDS encoding heavy metal translocating P-type ATPase: MAGGPSRTEGLFRVGGMSCAACAARIEKALSRLPGVSEAAVNFAAGTVRVVYDPTRTGPEDFQRAIEEEGYQFLGAVEEGRAAKEDQRLSELRRRLLVAWVLAPPIFILSMERLFPWVRNFPLEGRHLVLFFLATPVEFFAGWEFLRGAAKALAHRAADMNTLVALGTLAAYLYSAAVTFFPGAFRAAGLPLHVYFDSAAMIVAFVLLGRYLEVRARGRASEAVKRLLSLAPPTARVVREGKEQEIPAEELVPGDVVVVRPGERIPADGIILEGHTTVDESMLTGESLPVEKGPGAWVIGGTLNQYGVFRFRVEKVGRDTVLATIARLVEEAQGSKARIQRLADRVAGIFVPVVLVLAGITLGVWYFLGPEPRLVNALVSFVSVLVIACPCAMGLATPAAVMVATGRAAELGVLIKNALALEEGARVTTCVFDKTGTLTVGKPRVQTPFAASGESPEAVLVLAAALERHSEHPLSQAVVSAVEGKTLPEAREVQAEPGRGLTGLVEGARIRVGRPEWIRLEAEVPSEVEARLAEEARAGRTVILVARDQQVIGGLSLADTLRPEAREVVQELRNLGLRVLMLTGDNQATAQTMAQELALDDFLAQVLPEEKAGKIAELQARGERVLMVGDGVNDAPALARADLGVALSSGTDIALESADAALMRPDLRLVPLTVRLCRATLRVIKQNLFWAFAYNVLAIPVAAGVFYPFFGLRLNPAIAAAAMAFSSVSVVTNALRLKKFS, encoded by the coding sequence ATGGCCGGAGGTCCCTCTCGTACCGAAGGGCTTTTTCGGGTAGGGGGCATGAGTTGTGCGGCCTGTGCGGCCCGCATCGAAAAGGCCCTTTCCCGTCTTCCCGGAGTCTCCGAGGCCGCGGTGAACTTTGCCGCAGGGACGGTACGGGTGGTCTATGATCCCACACGCACCGGGCCGGAGGATTTCCAGAGAGCCATAGAAGAAGAGGGATACCAATTCTTAGGGGCCGTAGAGGAGGGAAGGGCCGCGAAAGAAGACCAAAGGCTTTCGGAATTGCGCCGACGCCTTCTGGTGGCCTGGGTCCTTGCCCCACCCATTTTTATCCTTTCCATGGAACGACTTTTTCCTTGGGTACGGAACTTTCCCCTCGAAGGGCGACACCTTGTCCTTTTCTTTCTGGCTACCCCGGTGGAATTTTTTGCCGGCTGGGAGTTTTTGCGCGGGGCGGCCAAAGCTCTGGCCCATCGAGCTGCGGACATGAATACCCTGGTAGCCTTAGGGACGCTTGCGGCCTACCTCTACTCCGCGGCGGTGACCTTCTTTCCCGGGGCCTTCCGGGCTGCGGGGCTCCCCCTTCACGTTTACTTCGACTCGGCGGCCATGATTGTGGCTTTTGTGCTCCTGGGCCGCTATCTGGAAGTGCGGGCCCGGGGCCGGGCCAGCGAAGCCGTAAAACGACTCCTTTCCCTCGCTCCCCCTACGGCGCGGGTGGTGCGGGAAGGGAAGGAGCAGGAGATTCCGGCCGAGGAACTCGTGCCCGGGGACGTGGTGGTGGTGCGACCCGGAGAGAGGATTCCCGCCGACGGGATAATCCTTGAAGGTCACACTACCGTGGACGAATCCATGCTTACGGGCGAGAGTCTGCCGGTGGAAAAGGGGCCCGGAGCGTGGGTGATCGGCGGAACCCTCAATCAGTACGGAGTTTTTCGTTTCCGGGTGGAAAAGGTGGGTCGGGATACGGTATTGGCCACCATTGCCCGGTTGGTGGAAGAGGCCCAGGGTTCCAAGGCCCGCATTCAGCGCCTGGCCGATCGGGTGGCCGGGATCTTCGTACCCGTAGTGCTGGTGCTTGCGGGAATCACCTTGGGGGTCTGGTACTTCTTGGGGCCGGAACCCCGCCTAGTCAACGCCCTGGTAAGTTTTGTTTCCGTCCTGGTGATCGCCTGTCCCTGTGCCATGGGGCTGGCCACTCCGGCAGCGGTGATGGTGGCCACCGGGCGGGCCGCGGAGCTGGGAGTCCTTATCAAAAACGCTCTGGCCCTTGAGGAAGGGGCCCGGGTTACCACCTGTGTCTTCGATAAAACCGGAACCCTCACCGTGGGGAAACCCCGGGTACAGACCCCCTTTGCGGCTTCGGGGGAGAGTCCGGAGGCCGTCCTGGTCTTGGCCGCGGCCCTCGAGCGGCACTCCGAACACCCCCTTTCCCAGGCGGTGGTCTCTGCGGTTGAAGGGAAAACCCTTCCCGAGGCCCGGGAGGTGCAGGCCGAACCCGGCCGGGGGCTTACAGGATTGGTGGAGGGAGCGCGGATCCGCGTGGGACGTCCGGAATGGATAAGGCTGGAAGCCGAGGTCCCTTCAGAGGTGGAGGCCCGCTTGGCGGAGGAAGCCCGGGCCGGGCGCACGGTGATCCTAGTGGCTAGGGATCAACAGGTGATTGGGGGCCTTTCCCTGGCCGATACCCTTCGGCCGGAGGCCAGGGAGGTGGTGCAGGAGTTGCGGAACCTGGGACTTCGGGTCCTCATGCTCACCGGGGACAACCAGGCCACCGCCCAGACCATGGCCCAGGAGCTGGCCCTGGATGATTTCCTGGCCCAGGTTCTTCCGGAAGAAAAGGCCGGGAAGATTGCCGAGCTCCAGGCCCGGGGGGAGAGGGTCCTCATGGTGGGCGATGGAGTGAACGACGCCCCGGCGCTGGCCCGGGCCGATCTGGGGGTGGCCCTTTCGAGCGGCACAGACATCGCCCTGGAGTCCGCAGATGCGGCCCTCATGCGGCCGGATCTGCGCTTGGTCCCCCTCACGGTAAGACTCTGTCGGGCGACCCTGAGGGTCATCAAGCAAAACCTCTTCTGGGCCTTTGCCTACAATGTGTTGGCCATACCCGTGGCCGCCGGGGTCTTTTATCCCTTTTTCGGGCTGCGACTCAACCCGGCCATTGCTGCTGCAGCCATGGCCTTCTCTTCGGTCTCCGTGGTCACCAACGCCCTGAGATTGAAAAAATTTTCCTAA
- a CDS encoding heavy-metal-associated domain-containing protein, with the protein MAETKVKISGMSCEHCVRRVTKALEGLPGVKNVRVDLTSGTATFEKPEDLSLSEIARAIEEAGYRVEGA; encoded by the coding sequence ATGGCGGAAACCAAAGTGAAGATTAGCGGGATGAGTTGTGAGCACTGTGTGCGGAGGGTAACCAAGGCCCTGGAAGGGCTTCCCGGGGTAAAGAATGTGCGGGTAGATCTGACCAGTGGTACGGCCACCTTCGAGAAACCGGAAGATCTTTCTCTTTCGGAGATTGCGCGGGCTATCGAAGAGGCGGGCTACCGGGTGGAGGGGGCCTGA
- a CDS encoding mechanosensitive ion channel family protein, whose protein sequence is MKALSWNLQEALWAAGILLLSSGTAFFVYLLLFKVLRSWASKTSSKLDDSLVKHSRAPLKLFFPLLGLWLSLPALQLPGELLSLLKHLIELLIIFSLAWLGIRGTYVAEDLVMSHYDLTAKDNLQARKIYTQVNVLKKITISLIFVLSLACILMSFEELRKLGLSLLASAGLAGLVLGLAAQRTIATLIAGIQIAITQPIRIDDVVVVEGEWGRIEEITLTYVVVRIWDLRRLILPISYFLEKPFQNWTRTEAAILGTVYLYTDYTIPVQAVREELGRILKESPLWDGKVWALQVTEATPQTVELRALMSAPDSSTAWNLRCEVREKLIDFIQRNYPQSLPRVRAELEKIPLNPGTLAGKKA, encoded by the coding sequence ATGAAAGCCCTTTCCTGGAATCTGCAGGAGGCGCTCTGGGCCGCGGGAATTCTATTGCTCTCTTCGGGGACGGCCTTTTTCGTCTATCTCCTCCTTTTCAAAGTCCTGAGATCCTGGGCTTCAAAGACCAGCAGTAAGCTTGACGACTCCCTGGTAAAACACAGCCGCGCCCCTCTGAAGCTCTTTTTCCCCCTCCTTGGCCTGTGGCTTTCTCTTCCCGCCCTTCAGCTTCCGGGAGAACTGCTCTCCCTTTTGAAACACCTGATCGAACTCCTGATCATCTTCTCTCTGGCCTGGCTGGGGATAAGGGGCACCTATGTGGCGGAAGATCTGGTGATGAGTCACTACGATCTGACGGCCAAAGACAACCTCCAGGCCCGAAAGATTTATACCCAGGTGAACGTTTTAAAGAAGATCACCATCAGTCTCATATTCGTTCTGTCTCTGGCTTGCATCCTTATGAGTTTCGAGGAGTTGAGAAAGTTGGGCCTCAGCCTGCTGGCCTCCGCAGGGCTAGCCGGTCTGGTTCTCGGTTTAGCTGCTCAGCGCACCATTGCCACCCTCATTGCCGGAATCCAGATAGCCATCACCCAACCCATAAGGATCGATGACGTGGTGGTCGTGGAGGGCGAATGGGGTCGGATAGAGGAGATCACCCTCACCTATGTAGTGGTGCGCATCTGGGACCTGCGGCGGCTCATCCTCCCCATAAGCTATTTCCTTGAGAAACCCTTTCAGAACTGGACCCGGACGGAGGCCGCCATTTTGGGGACCGTTTATCTCTACACCGATTACACTATCCCCGTCCAGGCGGTCCGGGAGGAACTGGGGAGAATTCTCAAGGAGTCTCCCCTCTGGGATGGGAAGGTCTGGGCCCTTCAGGTAACGGAGGCCACCCCTCAGACCGTAGAACTCAGGGCCCTTATGAGCGCTCCGGATTCTTCGACGGCCTGGAATTTGAGGTGCGAGGTCAGAGAGAAGCTCATAGACTTCATCCAGCGAAACTATCCGCAGAGTCTACCCAGGGTAAGGGCCGAGCTGGAGAAGATCCCTCTAAATCCGGGCACGCTTGCCGGGAAAAAGGCTTAG
- the purB gene encoding adenylosuccinate lyase, whose protein sequence is MIPRYTRPEMARLWSPEEKLRAWLLVEVLACEAWAKLGKVPKEALQAIQEKTRPFIERGFSAEDVARVEEIERETRHDVIAFLTYMERIIGPEGRFLHLGMTSSDMLDTAMAWLMKRALELIIKDVKAVLEVLRERAFEHKNTVMIGRTHGIHAEPITFGLKLALWYEEMRRNLKRLETALETISYGKISGAVGTFAHVEPEVEAYVCEKLGLKPAPISNQVIQRDRYAEYMAALALLAGTVEKIATEIRHLQRTEVLEAEEPFGKGQKGSSAMPHKRNPILSENLCGLARLVRGYLTPALENMALWHERDISHSSVERVIVPDATTAADFMLKRLEGLLRGLVVYPERMRKNLELLRGLIFSQPLLLALTEKGLPREKAYALVQRNAMIVWQDETKTFKELVLADAEIRKHLSPEEIEGLFDLRHYLRHVDTIFRRVFGE, encoded by the coding sequence ATGATACCCCGTTACACCCGGCCGGAAATGGCCCGCCTGTGGAGCCCGGAAGAAAAGCTCCGGGCCTGGCTTCTGGTGGAAGTTCTGGCCTGTGAGGCCTGGGCCAAGCTGGGCAAAGTGCCCAAAGAGGCCCTGCAGGCAATTCAGGAAAAGACCCGTCCCTTCATCGAAAGGGGCTTTAGCGCTGAGGACGTAGCCCGGGTGGAGGAGATCGAACGGGAGACCCGACACGACGTTATTGCCTTTCTCACTTACATGGAACGAATCATCGGCCCGGAGGGCCGTTTCCTCCACCTAGGAATGACCTCCTCGGACATGCTGGACACCGCTATGGCCTGGCTTATGAAGCGGGCTCTGGAGCTCATCATCAAAGACGTAAAGGCCGTCCTTGAAGTCCTCCGGGAACGGGCCTTCGAACACAAAAACACGGTAATGATCGGGCGCACCCACGGCATTCATGCCGAGCCTATCACCTTCGGGCTCAAGCTGGCCCTCTGGTATGAGGAGATGCGCCGAAATCTCAAGCGCCTTGAGACCGCACTCGAGACCATCTCCTACGGCAAGATCTCCGGGGCGGTGGGAACCTTTGCCCACGTGGAACCAGAGGTGGAGGCCTATGTGTGCGAGAAACTCGGCCTCAAGCCCGCTCCCATCTCCAATCAGGTCATTCAGCGAGACCGCTATGCGGAATATATGGCGGCGTTGGCCCTTCTGGCCGGAACCGTGGAAAAAATAGCTACCGAGATCCGGCACCTCCAGCGGACGGAGGTCCTCGAGGCGGAAGAACCCTTTGGCAAAGGACAGAAAGGCTCTTCGGCCATGCCCCACAAGCGCAACCCCATTCTCTCGGAAAACCTCTGCGGACTGGCCCGGCTGGTGCGGGGCTACCTCACCCCGGCGCTCGAAAACATGGCCCTCTGGCACGAAAGGGACATCAGTCACTCCTCGGTGGAACGGGTCATCGTACCGGATGCCACTACCGCCGCGGATTTCATGCTCAAACGTCTTGAAGGACTTTTGCGGGGCCTGGTGGTCTATCCCGAAAGAATGCGCAAGAATCTTGAACTTTTGCGGGGACTAATCTTCTCTCAACCCCTGCTTTTAGCCTTGACCGAAAAGGGCCTTCCCCGAGAAAAGGCCTACGCTCTGGTTCAGCGCAACGCCATGATCGTTTGGCAGGACGAGACCAAGACCTTCAAGGAATTGGTCCTCGCAGACGCGGAAATCCGAAAGCATTTAAGCCCGGAAGAGATCGAGGGGCTCTTCGATCTTCGGCACTATCTGCGGCATGTGGACACCATCTTCCGGCGGGTCTTCGGAGAATAA
- a CDS encoding (deoxy)nucleoside triphosphate pyrophosphohydrolase, with the protein MAAFLREASGRILLSRRPPGKARAGLWEFPGGKVKPGESPAEALRRELREELGLEASVGQELARLIHVYPDLTIELILLEAFAENYPQALEGQEWGWFRPEEIEKVPLAPADRRLWQLLYKNSL; encoded by the coding sequence GTGGCCGCCTTCCTGCGAGAGGCCTCGGGCCGCATCCTTCTTTCCCGAAGACCTCCGGGAAAGGCCCGGGCCGGGCTCTGGGAATTCCCCGGAGGAAAGGTAAAGCCCGGAGAAAGCCCGGCAGAGGCTCTGCGCCGAGAGCTCCGGGAAGAACTGGGACTCGAGGCCTCCGTCGGCCAGGAACTAGCCCGTCTTATCCACGTCTATCCAGACCTTACCATCGAACTCATCCTCCTGGAGGCCTTTGCCGAAAACTACCCCCAGGCCCTTGAGGGACAGGAATGGGGCTGGTTTCGGCCCGAAGAAATAGAAAAGGTGCCCTTGGCTCCGGCTGACCGCAGACTCTGGCAACTTCTCTACAAAAATTCTTTGTGA
- a CDS encoding Yip1 family protein, translated as MDFFQRVKRIVFSPREEWPVIESEDLSLSDLYGRYALILIGASSLAKALGLFLFGFPMGHMGVNLPGPLLVGQALFEVLVQTANLLLASLVVHYLAPHFGGESDFLAANKLVVFSSTPGWLGGLLGIFPPLRIFEWLFGLYGLYLFYLGAPVILKISPEKKGLFLAICLVVLLALFFVIGLLLMPFHPTHF; from the coding sequence GTGGACTTTTTTCAGCGGGTAAAAAGGATTGTTTTTTCTCCCCGAGAGGAATGGCCGGTCATCGAATCCGAAGACCTTTCCCTGAGCGATCTCTATGGGCGTTACGCCCTCATCCTCATCGGGGCCTCTTCTCTGGCCAAGGCTCTAGGCCTCTTTCTTTTCGGGTTTCCCATGGGACATATGGGAGTAAACCTCCCCGGACCTCTCCTCGTGGGACAGGCCCTCTTTGAGGTCCTCGTTCAGACCGCCAATCTCCTCCTAGCCTCCCTGGTGGTCCATTATCTTGCTCCTCATTTTGGAGGAGAGTCCGACTTCCTAGCGGCCAACAAGCTGGTGGTCTTTTCTTCTACCCCGGGCTGGTTGGGAGGGCTCCTGGGGATCTTTCCTCCCTTAAGAATCTTCGAATGGCTTTTTGGCCTTTACGGTCTTTATCTATTTTATCTCGGGGCTCCGGTGATTCTTAAGATTTCCCCCGAGAAAAAAGGCCTTTTCCTAGCGATTTGTCTCGTGGTCCTTTTGGCCCTCTTTTTCGTGATCGGTCTCCTCCTGATGCCCTTCCATCCTACGCATTTCTGA
- the rpsF gene encoding 30S ribosomal protein S6 — translation MRKYETLFIVHPDRVEERQEVLDKLTRLIEENDGGVLKVDEWGMRKLAYPIEKKRQGYYILMEFYGNAELPPKLEYLFRVDERVIRFIVVKLEDRYQPEAEVVAEAA, via the coding sequence ATCCGTAAGTATGAAACCCTCTTCATCGTTCATCCCGATCGGGTAGAAGAAAGACAAGAAGTTCTGGACAAGCTCACCCGGCTTATCGAAGAAAACGATGGGGGTGTGCTCAAGGTGGACGAATGGGGAATGCGCAAACTGGCCTACCCGATCGAGAAGAAAAGGCAGGGTTACTACATTCTGATGGAATTTTACGGCAATGCCGAACTTCCCCCGAAGCTGGAATATCTCTTTCGGGTGGACGAACGGGTGATCCGTTTCATCGTGGTCAAGCTGGAAGACCGTTACCAGCCCGAGGCCGAAGTTGTGGCCGAGGCGGCTTAG
- the rpsR gene encoding 30S ribosomal protein S18, protein MANNPNVRRRFVPRKKVCRFCADPNLKIDYKEPEVLKAFLTERGKIIHRRQTGTCAYHQRQLTTAIKRARIMALLPFVAELEPEEIVRMGG, encoded by the coding sequence ATGGCCAACAATCCCAACGTAAGAAGGCGTTTTGTCCCGCGCAAGAAGGTCTGCCGCTTCTGTGCGGATCCCAATCTCAAGATCGATTATAAGGAACCCGAGGTCCTCAAGGCCTTTCTCACCGAACGAGGCAAGATCATTCACCGGCGCCAGACGGGCACCTGCGCCTATCATCAACGGCAGCTTACCACGGCCATCAAGCGGGCCCGCATCATGGCCCTTCTGCCCTTTGTGGCCGAACTTGAGCCTGAAGAAATCGTCCGCATGGGAGGCTAG
- the rplI gene encoding 50S ribosomal protein L9 produces the protein MEVILRTHVPKLGKPGDVVRVKDGYARNYLLPKGLAIPANRKNLAAMERERRIILAKAERERKKHMSVAEKIEALTLTIPQRVIEEDRLYGSVSAQDIVAELEKQGIQISRKQVLLEAPIKTLGEYEVPIRISPEVTATLKIQVVPLEE, from the coding sequence ATGGAGGTCATCCTGCGCACCCACGTGCCTAAACTGGGGAAACCTGGAGATGTGGTGCGGGTCAAGGACGGTTATGCCCGCAATTATCTCCTCCCCAAGGGTCTGGCCATCCCGGCCAATCGTAAAAATCTCGCGGCCATGGAGCGAGAGCGCCGGATCATCTTGGCCAAGGCCGAACGGGAACGCAAGAAACATATGAGTGTGGCCGAAAAGATTGAGGCCCTGACTCTCACCATCCCCCAGCGGGTGATCGAAGAAGACCGCCTCTACGGTTCAGTCTCGGCTCAGGATATCGTGGCGGAGCTTGAAAAACAGGGGATCCAGATCTCCCGCAAACAGGTACTCCTGGAGGCCCCCATCAAGACCCTGGGGGAATATGAGGTCCCCATCCGGATTTCTCCGGAGGTGACCGCCACCTTAAAAATCCAAGTGGTTCCTTTGGAAGAGTAG
- the dnaB gene encoding replicative DNA helicase: MARRREAQVPELLGRIPPHNLEAERGVLGSVFLEPSVILKVVEILSPEDFYREAHAEIYRAMLSLFERHEPIDLVTVHDELSQRGRLEEVGGAAYLAELAGLLPTSAHAVHYAQIVKEKALLRRLIRAATEIAARAYEAAEPVEDLLEAAEKTIFELRSYSEREGFRSLKELIKDTIREIERLHQRPELITGVPTGFTEFDHLTAGLQPGDLIIVAGRPSMGKTSFALNIACYAAGEAGIPVGIFSLEMSREQLAARMLCAEARVNLQHLRTGRISESEWQRLTFAANKLSRAPIFVDDTPALSILDLRAKARRLMSEHGLGLIIIDYLQLLQSRERRERREQEISEISSSLKAMAKEFNVPVVALSQLNRKVEERPDKRPQLSDLRESGAIEQDADLIVFLYRDEVYNRDTPHKGVAEVIIGKQRNGPTGVVKLAFQAPYSSFANLAEEQPEF, from the coding sequence TTGGCCCGTAGGCGAGAGGCCCAGGTCCCGGAACTCCTCGGAAGGATTCCGCCCCATAATCTGGAGGCGGAAAGGGGGGTCCTGGGAAGCGTCTTCCTTGAGCCCTCGGTCATCCTTAAAGTGGTAGAGATCCTCTCTCCGGAGGATTTCTACCGGGAGGCCCATGCGGAAATTTATCGGGCCATGCTTTCTCTTTTCGAGCGCCACGAACCCATAGATCTGGTCACCGTCCATGACGAGCTTTCGCAGCGGGGGCGACTGGAGGAGGTGGGCGGGGCGGCCTATCTGGCGGAGTTGGCCGGGCTCCTTCCCACCTCGGCCCATGCCGTCCATTATGCCCAGATCGTAAAGGAAAAGGCCCTTCTGCGGCGCCTTATTCGGGCTGCCACAGAGATCGCTGCCCGGGCCTACGAGGCCGCCGAGCCGGTGGAAGATCTCCTTGAGGCCGCAGAAAAGACCATCTTTGAGCTGCGCTCTTATTCCGAAAGGGAAGGCTTCCGCAGTCTCAAAGAACTCATCAAGGACACCATCCGGGAGATTGAGCGCTTGCATCAGCGCCCGGAACTCATCACCGGGGTTCCCACGGGTTTTACGGAGTTCGACCACCTCACCGCAGGCCTTCAACCGGGAGACCTTATCATCGTGGCCGGACGTCCCAGCATGGGTAAGACCTCTTTTGCTCTGAATATCGCCTGCTACGCTGCAGGAGAGGCCGGGATCCCGGTGGGAATCTTTTCGCTAGAGATGAGCCGGGAACAGCTGGCGGCCCGGATGCTCTGCGCCGAGGCCCGGGTCAACCTTCAACATCTGCGCACGGGACGCATCTCCGAGTCTGAATGGCAGCGCCTCACCTTTGCGGCCAACAAGCTCTCCCGGGCCCCCATCTTCGTGGATGACACTCCGGCCCTTTCCATCCTGGATCTCCGGGCCAAGGCCCGGCGGCTCATGAGCGAACACGGCCTGGGCCTCATCATCATCGACTACCTCCAGCTCCTCCAGAGCCGGGAACGTCGCGAGCGCCGGGAACAGGAAATCTCGGAGATTTCCTCCTCTCTCAAGGCCATGGCCAAGGAGTTCAACGTGCCGGTGGTGGCCCTCTCCCAGCTCAACCGTAAGGTGGAGGAGCGGCCGGACAAACGCCCCCAGCTTTCGGATCTACGAGAGTCCGGGGCTATCGAACAGGATGCCGACCTGATCGTCTTTCTCTATCGGGATGAGGTTTATAACCGCGACACTCCCCACAAAGGGGTGGCCGAGGTCATCATCGGCAAACAGAGAAACGGCCCCACCGGAGTGGTCAAACTGGCCTTCCAGGCCCCTTATTCTTCCTTCGCCAATCTCGCAGAAGAGCAGCCGGAATTTTAA